The following coding sequences are from one Rhipicephalus microplus isolate Deutch F79 chromosome 3, USDA_Rmic, whole genome shotgun sequence window:
- the ssh gene encoding protein phosphatase Slingshot isoform X4 — translation MHVYRCSNNNVVAGDIRAHLQSMLYMLRREDTLKMAVKLESAHPAGRTRYLVVVSRTGSLGAEEACLLGIDCNSRTTIGLVIPVWADARITLDGDGGFSVTSSSGHYIFKPVSVQAMWSALQSLHKACAKAREFNYFEGGGTHQWVQYYAERIQSDQSCLNEWHAMDDLVSKRPPTPDFDRSRPSQKEETEVLIRSKLKELMMSVDLDEVTSKFMRSRLEEELDMSLQQFKPFIDQEMLTILGQMDAATEILEYLYLGSEWNASNLEELKDKGVGHILNVTREIDNFYPGLFDYFNIRVYDDETTEMLKHWDKTYKYIAQAKEQGSKVLVHCKMGISRSASVVIAYVMKAYGWDLRQALDFVKTRRSCIKPNSGFLKQLETYQGILHASKQRHNSIWRSKSETNLKDEQPDRGVGRRECRTTASQALALGSNSGGRNGTTDANGAVKVGGRGGGGSNSLLVPGSVSRPKSWSPDDLASDAFFAANNSNNNSDTIFNTCHGAIATGRIKPRRRIGRPRYGTDPLCYTIPHTSTTSTLEQVQATEQEKNAKNAAANGMKASLLAATPVTPSKCSPAVVAITDDEQDPGLRRVASVKDRICELESQVGTPKSVATVAKQVTKTEILRSGTVDTPAVAWSSKPQSAFFGGPVKTGTNDESSVSLYSCLPSCGGGESSSLELLRDVQPVASQTKPLTPKHMAVIVKSLPAPSTWTLGGGAGDSDKEPEPVVMTTPPAMAKEATFSSVLRRSVEDRLPSSQGLGGITLQRSATDIGLLAPSSQTVCRPAGRPHPLLHCDSDDSVVGSARPLAEICKLQVGFGEDRSQGTTLEAHKEATGEMVPQLPLVAELQVDGKRTLEERMGAPADRTGVLPTRCKLRKTKPFLEEKSFARALCLEGGAFPSQTRSTPSTPPEQLPDASSPSRQILRSQSLRCEHRPKSLALPAASACISGRSPPKILALQSTEAQPLTAFSASPEIKHSMSTPSVMEAVNEVLCETRQVISNAMHLIPCAKTPPETYSPLLCSGQGLEHIESDTNPALESSEVPQVGIVRQQRAVLEGLQPPRCSAAALPSSISTDRKPPTGDSTGRSKKEQARIIKELGSTMLPSVPGDCPTFCGSNTTTDQQQQPADDESAGGVVKRLTKELEAKARNGKTKPAGIAERLVIVERSSVDSTEPTTGGGSSSTPNSPVCERHGCAQPIRGLRAFSEGRPVGLNAQPAVPAPPTPSRCTSLDADRLRKLSATRSLTALLARAPRAGEPPPSAMVTATPTVALIATMPAPAPVSNTTAALPGGLQRKVRKQQGKTHPLSKLTVRQRHANPLYNTM, via the exons GTCTGCGCTGCAGTCCCTGCACAAGGCGTGTGCCAAAGCGCGGGAGTTCAACTACTTCGAAGGGGGCGGAACCCACCAGTGGGTGCAGTACTATGCCGAGAGGATACAGTCGGACCAGTCTTGCCTCAACGAGTG GCATGCGATGGACGACTTGGTGTCCAAGAGGCCCCCGACGCCCGATTTTGATCGCTCACG GCCGTCACAGAAGGAAGAGACAGAAGTGCTCATCAGGAGCAAGTTGAAGGAGCTCATGATGTCAGTGGACCTGGACGAGGTGACCAGTAAATTT ATGCGGTCCCGGCTAGAGGAGGAGCTTGACATGAGCCTGCAGCAATTCAAGCCCTTCATTGACCAGGAGATGCTCACCATTCTGGGCCAGATGGATGCGGCAACGGAAATCCTCGAATACCTCTACCTTGGCTCCGAGTGGAACGCCTCAAACCTGGAGGAGCTCAAAGACAAAGG GGTTGGCCACATCCTCAACGTCACACGAGAAATTGACAACTTCTATCCAGGCCTGTTCGATTACTTCAACATCCGTGTCTATGATGACGAGACAACAGAAATGCTCAAACACTGGGATAAGACCTACAAGTATATTGCACAAGCCAA AGAGCAGGGCTCCAAAGTGTTGGTGCACTGTAAGATGGGCATCAGCCGGTCGGCATCGGTGGTCATTGCATATGTGATGAAGGCCTACGGCTGGGATCTCCGTCAGGCCCTCGACTTTGTGAAGACGCGCCGCAGCTGCATCAAGCCAAATTCGGGGTTCCTCAAGCAACTTGAGACATATCAGGGCATACTACATGCGAG caAACAGCGACACAACAGTATCTGGCGCTCCAAGTCTGAAACAAACCTTAAAGACGAACAGCCTGATCGTGGGGTTGGCAGGCGAGAGTGCCGTACAACAGCCTCACAGGCACTTGCCTTGGGAAGCAACAGTGGGGGTCGGAACGGCACGACTGACGCCAACGGGGCCGTAAAAGTCGGGGGCAGGGGTGGTGGTGGCTCCAACAGTCTACTGGTGCCCGGTAGCGTGAGCCGGCCAAAGTCATGGTCCCCAGATGATCTCGCATCCGATGCGTTCTTTGCTgctaacaacagcaacaacaactcgGACACCATATTTAATACCTGCCATG GGGCCATTGCTACCGGAAGGATAAAACCTCGGAGACGGATAGGCCGTCCCCGATATGGGACTGATCCGTTGTGCTACACCATACCGCACACCAGTACAACATCAACACTTGAGCAAGTCCAGGCCACAGAACAGGAGAAGAATGCAAAAAACGCTGCTGCCAATGGCATGAAGGCAAGCCTTCTTGCTGCGACTCCGGTAACGCCCTCCAAGTGCTCACCTGCTGTTGTTGCCATTACTGACGATGAGCAGGACCCTGGCCTGCGTCGTGTCGCTTCAGTCAAGGACCGCATCTGCGAGCTGGAATCGCAAGTTGGCACCCCAAAATCAGTGGCGACTGTAGCAAAGCAGGTGACAAAGACAGAAATTCTTCGTAGTGGCACTGTTGACACACCAGCAGTGGCATGGTCAAGCAAACCGCAATCTGCATTCTTTGGTGGACCTGTGAAAACTGGCACCAACGACGAGAGCTCAGTAAGCTTGTACAGCTGCCTACCGAGTTGTGGCGGAGGTGAGTCATCGTCACTGGAGCTGCTGCGCGATGTGCAGCCCGTGGCGTCCCAAACCAAGCCGCTAACCCCAAAGCACATGGCTGTGATAGTAAAGTCGTTGCCTGCACCTTCGACCTGGACACTGGGAGGAGGAGCTGGTGACTCTGATAAGGAACCAGAACCGGTAGTGATGACAACGCCGCCTGCTATGGCGAAGGAGGCCACCTTTTCTTCTGTGTTGAGAAGAAGTGTGGAAGACAGACTGCCCAGCTCTCAAGGTCTTGGGGGCATCACACTGCAAAGGTCAGCGACTGATATAGGCCTGCTGGCACCCTCTAGTCAAACAGTCTGCCGGCCGGCGGGCCGCCCTCACCCTTTGCTGCATTGCGACTCCGACGATTCGGTTGTGGGCTCTGCAAGGCCATTGGCCGAAATTTGTAAGCTGCAAGTGGGTTTTGGCGAGGACAGGAGCCAAGGCACCACATTGGAAGCGCACAAGGAGGCCACGGGGGAAATGGTGCCACAGTTGCCTCTGGTCGCAGAGCTTCAGGTAGATGGCAAGAGGACCCTTGAAGAACGAATGGGAGCACCAGCAGATCGTACTGGAGTGCTGCCAACTCGCTGCAAGCTCCGCAAGACAAAACCTTTCTTAGAAGAAAAGAGCTTCGCTCGTGCCCTCTGCCTTGAAGGTGGTGCCTTTCCATCACAGACACGATCTACACCTTCCACTCCTCCGGAACAGCTCCCTGATGCTTCTTCACCTAGCAGGCAGATTCTGCGCTCCCAGAGCCTGCGATGCGAGCACCGGCCGAAGTCCCTTGCACTCCCTGCAGCATCGGCGTGCATAAGTGGGCGAAgtccccccaaaattctcgcatTGCAATCTACTGAAGCTCAGCCTTTAACAGCCTTTTCAGCCAGTCCAGAAATTAAACACAGCATGAGCACGCCATCAGTGATGGAAGCCGTTAACGAAGTTCTATGTGAGACACGCCAAGTCATCTCCAATGCCATGCACCTTATCCCATGTGCTAAGACGCCGCCAGAGACCTACTCACCACTGCTCTGTTCTGGTCAGGGTCTAGAACATATCGAATCAGACACTAACCCTGCATTAGAATCGAGTGAAGTTCCCCAGGTTGGCATTGTGCGGCAGCAAAGGGCTGTGTTAGAAGGGCTGCAACCACCTCGATGCAGTGCAGCGGCATTGCCTTCATCCATCAGCACCGACCGGAAACCTCCAACGGGAGACAGCACGGGACGCTCTAAAAAGGAGCAGGCACGCATCATCAAGGAACTCGGAAGTACCATGCTTCCCAGCGTCCCTGGTGACTGTCcaactttctgcggcagtaacaCCACCAccgatcagcagcagcagccggccGACGATGAATCTGCAGGCGGCGTAGTCAAGCGGCTAACCAAAGAGCTGGAGGCCAAGGCACGAAATGGTAAGACCAAACCTGCTGGTATCGCCGAGAGGCTCGTCATCGTCGAAAGGAGCAGCGTGGACAGCACCGAGCCAACAACGGGTGGCGGCAGCTCGAGCACGCCGAACTCTCCAGTTTGCGAGCGCCACGGTTGTGCTCAGCCCATCCGCGGTCTTCGTGCCTTCTCCGAAGGCCGGCCTGTCGGTCTAAACGCACAACCTGCAGTTCCGGCCCCGCCCACGCCGAGCAGGTGCACCAGTCTTGATGCCGATAGGCTTCGGAAGCTGTCAGCCACTCGCAGCCTAACGGCGCTGCTGGCAAGGGCGCCGCGGGCCGGCGAGCCCCCGCCATCGGCGATGGTAACGGCCACACCCACTGTGGCACTCATTGCCACCATGCCAGCGCCAGCACCTGTCAGCAACACTACTGCAGCCTTGCCTGGTGGCCTCCAGAGAAAAGTGCGCAAGCAGCAGGGCAAAACTCACCCACTAAGCAAACTGACCGTGCGGCAGAGGCATGCCAACCCACTGTACAACACAATGTGA